The genomic region TGCTGACGTGCTTTGAAGTCATCCGAGATGCACGGGTCAAAGTCGTTCAGCCTGAAGAGGTACCGAATCCTTACTGGTTGAGTCCCGCGTGGCCGTCGCCCAATCAACAGCGGTTTGCCGACGCTTTACTGGATGAGCATCCGTTTGTCCTGATTCCCTCGGCGGCAACCCGCCACTCGTGGAATCTGCTGGTGAGCTGCGACCTCGCAGAGGGGCAGTTCAAGATGGTCTCCCAGGAGCGGTTTGGCCTGGATACCCGGTTGTTGAGGGAGGTGACATTGGCTTGATGCGGACGCACGGCATTTTGTGCATAACCTCATCACCCAACGGTCTAAACCGCCCTCTATAAATCCTTATTCGTCATTGCACATCCCTGCATAAACCAAAACGCAGGGATGGCTGTTCATGATTCAGTTTTCACCCGTCAAATCACCTTTGAGCCTGGCCTTGCTGCTGGCAATCAACACGCTGCCGGCCATCGCCGCCGACGGCACGGCAACCGAACCGACCACTCAACTGCAGCGTGTCGAAGTCACGGGGACGGCAATCCGCCGGGTCGATGCAGAAACCGCAGTGCCGGTGACCATCCTGCGCGTCGAAGAGTTACGCGAGCAGGGCGTGTCCACCACCGAGGAACTGGTCAGCCGGATATCCGCCAACCAGTCTTCGGTCGGCTCCGGGCGTTCGGTGGGTTCAAGCAGTGGCGGGGCGTCTTATGCGGATCTGCGCGGCATCGGCGCCAATAAAACCTTGGTGCTGCTCAACGGTCGGCGTCTGAGCAACAACGCCACCAATGCGATCAACGGCTCGGGTGTCGATCTCAACACCATTCCGTTCGCTGCCATCGACCGCGTCGAAGTGCTGCGTGATGGCGCCTCGGCGCTGTACGGCACCGATGCGATTGGCGGGGTGATCAACTTCATCACCAAGACCAGCCTCACCGAAGGGCAGATCAGCACCAACTACGACACGCCAACCCATTCGGGGGGCGGTGAAAGTAGAAACTTCAGCGGCAGTTGGGGCTTCGGTGATTTGCAGGATGATCGCTTCAACGTGTTTGGTGTGGTCAGTTACGACAAGCAGCAACGCCTGGCCGCTGAGGATCGCGGCTACACCTACAACTATCAGCCGAACCGTGGACTCGATTACACCTCCGGCACCGCTTCGCCGGCCAACTGGAGCCAGGGCAGTAACGCCACCAACCCTTTGGCCGGTTCTGGCTGCAACGCACCGGGTTTGCTGGCGCGCAACGGCATCTGCCGGCAGAGCCTGTGGAACTACCTTGATCTGGTGCCGGAAACGGAGAAGACCTCGGCCTTCGCCAAAGCCACCGGCAAGCTGTCGGACGATCACAACGTCAGCCTCGAATACTTCTGGGCGCAAAACGAAAACCGCACGCAAATCGGCCCCGGCACTTTGATGGGTAATCAGGTCAACCCCGGCACGGCGTTCTATCCGGGCAACGGCATCACCCCAGGGCCGAACGGTTTTGCCCTCGACCCGACGCAACCGGTCGACGTGAACTGGCGCGAAACTGCCGTCGGCGCGCGTCAACACGAAGACGACAACACCAGTCAGCGTTTGCTGCTGAGTTTCGACGGCACGCTGGTCGGCTGGGATTACAACCTCGGCGCCTCGTACAACCAGAACAAAGTGGTCAACAGCATTCAGGACGGTTACGTCAACGACCGCGCCGTCAGCGCCGGTATTGCCAACGGCGTGATCAACCCGTTCGGCCCGCAGACGGCTGCCGGTTCCGCGCTGTTGGCGGCCAACGCGGTGGAGGGTGATTACGCCACGGCGGTAGGGCGGGTGAAGGCCATCGATGGGCGCATCAGTCGTGAAATCGGCGACTGGTTCGGGGCCGGCCCTTCGGCATTGGCGCTGGGCGGCGAGTACCGCAAGGAAGACTTCCACCAGGATTTCGCGGCATTTGCCGGCGACGTGCAAAGCCTCGGTGTCGATCCGAACGGCAGCGTTGCCGGAGATCGCAGCGTTTCCGCCGAGTACGCCGAGGTCAACGTGCCGGTGCTCGACAGCCTCGAACTGTCCGCCGCCGTACGCCACGACAAGTACAGCGACTTCGGCAGCACCACCAATCCGAAGTACTCGTTCCGCTTCCAGCCGTTCAAGGAACTGGTGGTACGTGGTGCCTACAGCGAAGGGTTCCGTGCACCGTCGTTGTATGAGCTGTACAACCCGACCTTTACCAGTTTCACCAATGCCAACTACAACGATCCACGTCTGTGCGCTGGCGGCAATCCGAGCAATGGCGGCATCGCCAACCGTGATTGCGCGCAGCAGTTCAATCGCACCAGCGGCGGCAATACCGACCTCAGCCCGGAAACCGCGCGCAACGTTACCCTCGGGTTTGTCTATCAACCGTTTGAGCGCCTGAGCGCCGGGATGGATTTCTGGTGGATCGACATCGCCAACCAGATTGCCGAGTTCCCCGAATCGGCTGTGTTCGAGAATCCTGAGCTGTACCCGGATCGGCTGGTGCGCAAGCCGGATGGCTCCATCGATCACATCGTCACCGGCCTGGCCAACCTCGGCAAGATCAAGACCAACGGCGTCGACGTCAGCTTCGATTACCGTTTGCCGAGCACGCCGTACGGAAACTTCGGCATCGGCCTGCAAGGCACTTACGTCACCCGTTATGACTATCAGCAGCAACTCAAGGGCGACTATATCGACAAGCTGGGCGATTTCCGTGGCGGTGACTTTGCCTCGGCGGGTGCCGTGGCGCGCTGGCGCCACAGCCTGACCGGCAGCTGGAATTACGGCCCGTTCGGCGCCGCGCTCACCAACCGCTACACCAGCGGTTACCACGACTCCGATCGCGACACCCACGATTACGTCGGCTCGTACAACGTCTGGGATCTGGCCGGTACTTACACCTGGCGCAAGACCCTGAGCGTGACCCTTGGCGCGAAAAACCTGTTCGACCGCGAGCCACCGTTCAGCAACCAGACCTACACGTTCCAGAGCGGCTACGACCCGAAATATGGCGATCCGTTTGGGCGGACGCTGTACACGCGGGTCAGTTACAAGTTTTGAAAATGCTCAGAGATGGCGGGTTTTAGTCACCTATTGATCTAAAGCACGCCCTATAAAAATCGCCGGCCTGTTGCACATCACAGGTAGGCAGGATGTGTGGTGACTGGCCCGGCGTTATCGCGAGCAGGCTCACTCCTACATTGGATTTGTGTTCACCGCAGACCCTTGTAGGAGTGAGCCTGCTCGCGATGAGGCCAGTAGCAGCACCGTGTAAAAGGATCTGCCCATGTTCTCCAGGCTCATTTTATTCAGCGCATGTGCGCTATTAACCCCGTTCAGTTGGGCCGCCCCGCAACCGGCGTTAACGGTCTACGGCGAACCCGCCAAATACGCCCCCGACTTCCAGCACCTGGCCTACGCCAATCCCGACGCACCGAAGGGCGGCAGCCTGCGCCGTTCTTCGCTGGAAAGCGGCCCGTTCGATCACCTGATGCCTTACACCGACAAAGGCACCGGCGTGGCCGATATCGATGGCTGGCTCTACGCGCCACTGGCCTATCGCAGCAAGGACGAGCCCTACAGCGTCTACGGTCTGGTGGCGCAGCAGATGGAGCTGGATCCGGATCGCCGCTGGATCCGCTTCTATCTGAACCCGAAGGCACGCTTCGACGACGGCACGCCGATCACTGCCGAAGACGTGCGCTACACCTTCAACCTGTTCATCACCCAGGGCAGCCTCAAATACCGCCAGCAGTTTCGCGATGTCGCTGAAGTCGTCGTGGAGTCGCCGACACAAGTGCGCTTCCTCTTCAAGAACAACGACAGCCGCACCTTGCCGCTGGACCTGGCGACACTGCCGGTGCTGCCCGAACATTGGTGGCGGACTCGTGATTTCGCCGAGGGCGGCGGTTTCGAAATTCCGCCGGGCAGTGGCCCGTATCGCATCAGCGCGGTGGATGCCGGGCGCAGCGTGAAATTCCAGCGGGTGCAGGACTGGTGGGCCAAGGATCTGCCGATCACCCGTGGGCTGTACAACTTCGATCAGTTAAGCGTGGAGTTCTTCGCCGACACCGACGTGTCGCGGCAGGTGCTCAAGGCCGGCGGCTTCGATTACAACCGCGAGTTCTCCGCCACCAGTTTCACCATCGGTTACGCGGGCGCTGCACTCGAGCAAGGCAAATTGCTTCGTGAACATCTCGCACCCGGTGCTGCGCAAGGCGCGCAGGGCTTTGTGTTCAACCTGCAAAAACCGCTGTTTCAGGATCGCCGGGTGCGTCAGGCCATCGCCATGCTTTGGGATTTCGAATGGAGCAACCGGCAAATGATGCGCAGCATGTACCTGCGTCAGCGCAGCTTCTTCTCGCACAGCGCACTGGCGGCCACTGCATTGCCGGATGCCGAAGAGCTGAAGATTCTTGAGCCGTTGCGCGGAAAGATTCCCGATGAAGTGTTCACCACGGTGTTTGAAGCACCGAAAACCGACGGCAGTGGCAATATCCGCGCTGAACAACTACAAGCGCTGAAACTGCTGGAGGCCGCTGGCTGGAAACCTCAGGGCGATCAGTTGGTGAACGCCAATGGTGAGCCGCTGCACTTCACGTTTCTCAACGGTCAGAAAGGTTTCGAACGGCTGTTATTGCCGTTCAAACGCAACCTGGCGCAAATCGGCATCGGCTTCGATATTCGCCAGGTCGACACCGCGCAATACACCAACCGCGTGCGCAATCGCGACTACGACATGATCGTCGCCGGTTACCCGGTGAGTCAGGCACCGGGGCGCGAGATGTTCAATTACTTCGGCTCCGACGGTGCCGCTGATCCCGGCTCGAACAATTACATGGTGCTGCGCGATCCGGCCGTCGATGCACTGCTCGAAGGGTTGGTGCAGGCCGACAATCGCCAGAGTCTGCTGCGTCACGCCCATGCACTGGATCGAGTGTTGCAATGGGGCTACTACTGGGTGCCCAACTATTACCCGCCGGGGATTTCCACGGTGTGGTGGAACCGCTTCGGCCGGCCGGCGATTGCGCCGCTGTACGACGCCGGTCTCGACACTTGGTGGGAAATCAGCCCGACCGCACTGACCACTACTCAGATGCCCAAGGAGTACAGCCATGTGGGGTTATAGCCTGCGGCGTCTGCTGCTGATCGTGCCGACCTTGCTGGCGATCCTGCTGGTCAATTTTGTCATCGTGCAAGCCGCGCCCGGTGGCCCGGTCGAGCAGGCCATTGCACGCTTGCAGGGAATTGGCGTCGGCGCGGCAGTGGGCTCCAGCCATGTAGAAACGATCGGTGGCGAATCCCGCGCGACCCGTGGGCTGGACCCGAAACTGGTGGCTGATATCGAGCGTCAGTACGGCTTCGATAAACCCGCCAGCGAGCGCTTGTGGCTGATGCTCAAAAGCTATGCGCAACTGGATTTCGGTCAGAGTTTCTTTCGCGGTGCCAGCGTCACCGAATTGATCTGGCAGAAACTGCCGGTGACCGTTTCGCTGGGTCTGTGGGCGACGTTGATCACCTATCTGGTGTCGATTCCGCTGGGCATTCGCAAAGCCGTACACAACGGCTCGGCGTTCGATGTCTGGAGCAGCGTGGCGATCATCATCGGTTATGCGCTGCCGGGATTTCTCTTTGCGCTGCTGCTGATCGTGGTGTTTGCCGGTGGCACGGCGCTGGACTGGTTTCCGGTGCGCGGGCTGGTCTCGGACAACTTCGCCGAGCTGTCGCCGTGGGCCAAGGTGGCTGACTATTTCTGGCACTTGGTGCTGCCGGTGATTGCCCTGGTTATCGGCGGTTTTGCCACGTTGACGATCCTCACCAAGAACAGTTTTCTCAACGAGATCTCACGGCTGTACGTGGTGACCGCGCGTGCCAAAGGACTGAGTCAAAGGCAGGTGTTGTACGGCCATGTGTTTCGCAATGCGATGCTGCTGGTCGTCGCCGGTTTGCCGCAAGCATTGGTGACGGTGTTTTTCGGCGGCTCGTTGCTGATCGAAGTGATCTTTTCCCTCGATGGTCTCGGTCGCCTGAGCTACGAAGCGGCGGTCGCCCGCGATTACCCGGTGGTGTTCGGCTCGCTGTTCATCTTCACCTTGTTCGGCCTGCTGATAAAACTGCTCGGCGACCTTTGCTACACGCTGGTCGACCCGCGCATCGACTTCACCGCGAGGGCTGCCTGATGCTGACGTTATCTCCAATCGGCCAGCGCCGCTGGGCGCGCTTCAAGGCGCATCGCCGCGGCTGGTGGTCGCTGTGGCTGTTTATCTTGTTGTTTGGCGTGAGCCTTGGCGGGGAACTGGTGGCCAATGACAAACCGCTGCTGGTGGCGTATCAGGGCGACTGGTATTTCCCGGCGTTCAAGCGCTACACCGAGCAGGATTTCGGTGGTGAGTTGCCGTTTCAACCGGACTATCGCAGCGCGCAGGTGCGGCAATTAATAGAGGGGCAGGGCGGGCGGATGTGGTTTGCGCCGATTCCGTTCGCGTTCGACACGGTCAATTACGACCTGACGGAACCGGCACCGAGTCCGCCCAGTAGCGAGAACTGGCTGGGCACTGATGATCAGGCGCGCGATGTGCTGGCGCGGGTGATTTTCGGCACACGTGTATCGCTGCTGTTTGCCTTGGCGCTGACGGCGGCGAGTGCAGTGATTGGCATCGCTGCCGGCGCGTTGCAGGGTTACTACGGCGGTTGGGTCGACTTGATCGGTCAGCGCTTGCTGGAGGTCTGGTCGGGGCTGCCGGTGTTGTACCTGCTGATCATTCTGTCCGGGTTCGTCGAGCCGAATTTCTGGTGGTTGCTGGGGATCATGGCGCTGTTTTCCTGGTTGAGCCTGGTCGATGTGGTGCGGGCCGAGTTCCTGCGCAGTCGCGGTCTGGAATATGTGAAAGCAGCGCGGGCGCTGGGTGTCGGCGATGCGCAAGTGATCGTTCGGCACATCCTGCCCAATGCCATGAGCGCAACGCTGACTTATCTGCCGTTCATTCTCACTGGGGCAATCGCAACCTTGTCCGGGCTGGATTTTCTCGGTTTCGGCATGCCGGCCGGCAGCGCGTCGTTGGGCGAGTTGATCGGTCAGGGCAAGAGCAATCTGCAAGCGCCGTGGCTGGGCTTGACCGCTTTCTTTGCCTTGGCGCTGATCCTTTCATTGCTGGTATTCATCGGCGAGGCCTGCCGCGATGCGTTTGATCCGAGGACTTGAGATGCCTGAACATCTGATCGAAATACGCGACCTGCGCGTCGCGTTCAATGGCCAGGCCGTGGTGCACGGCATCGACCTTGATATCCGCCCCGGCGAATGTCTGGCGCTGGTTGGAGAATCCGGCTCCGGTAAATCGGTGACGGCGCATAGCATTCTGCAATTGCTTGACCCGGCCATCAGCCGGATCGACGGCAGCATCCGTTATGCTGGCGAAGAGCTGCTTGGCGTGCATGAGCGCTACTTGCGGCAATTGCGGGGCAACCGCATCGCGATGATTTTTCAGGAGCCGATGAGTTCACTGAATCCTTTGCACACGATTGAGCGGCAACTGGGCGAAAGCCTTGCGCTGCACAAGGGGCTGGCCGGGGCGGCGGCGCGCCAACGGATTTTGGAGCTGCTGGAATTGGTCGGTATTCAACATCCGCGCGAACGGCTCAAGGCCTATCCGCATCAACTGTCGGGCGGACAACGGCAACGGGTGATGATCGCCATGGCGCTGGCCTGCGAGCCGCAGTTGCTGATCGCCGACGAGCCGACTACGGCGCTGGACGTGACCGTGCAACGCAAGATTTTGTTGCTGCTCAAAGAACTGCAGGAGCGGCTGGGCATGGCGTTGTTGATCATCAGTCATGATCTGAATCTGGTGCGAAACATCGCTCAGCAGGTGGCGGTCATGCGCGGCGGTCTGATCGTCGAACAGGCGTCGTGTGAACAGTTGTTCAGTTCGCCGCAACATCCTTACAGCATCGAATTGCTCAACGCTGAACCGGGTGGCGAAGCGTTGAGCCGGGAGCCCGCCGAGGATTTGCTGGAGGTGCGTGATCTCAATGTACGCTTTCGTTTGGGCGGCGGATGGCTGCGCGCGAAGTCGTACTTGCACGCGGTCAACGGCATTGACTTGAATCTTCAGCGCGGCAAAACCTTGGGGATTGTCGGCGAATCCGGTTCCGGCAAGTCGACGCTGGGCCAGGCGATTCTGCGTTTGCTCGATGCTCAAGGCAGTATTCGCTTTCAAGGCGAGGCGCTGGAGCACTTGAGCGGCAAACAACTCCGGCCACTGCGCAAACGCCTGCAAGTGGTGTTTCAGGATCCGTTTGGCAGCCTCAGTCCGCGCCTGTGTGTGGAGCAGATCATCGCTGAAGGTTTACAGGTGCACAGCGATTTGACCGCCAGCGAGCGCGAGAGCGCAGTGATCGATGTGCTGCGTGAAGTCGGTCTCGATCCGGCCACCCGCCATCGCTATCCCCACGAGTTTTCCGGCGGGCAGCGGCAACGCATCGCCATTGCCCGGGCGCTGGTGCTCAAGCCCGACTTGATCCTGCTGGATGAACCGACGTCGGCACTGGATCGCACGGTGCAGAAGCAGATCGTGGCTTTGCTGCGGCGTTTGCAGGCGGAACACGGCTTGACCTATCTGTTCATCAGCCACGATCTGGCGGTGGTGCGCGCGTTGGCCCATGACTTGATTGTGATGAAGGACGGTGAAGTGGTGGAGCGTGGCGAGACGAATGCGCTGTTTCATGCCGCGCAGCATTCGTATACCCGGGAGTTGCTGGCCGCTTCGTTCACTGACGACCCCATATCAAATGTGGGAGCGAGCCTGCTCGCGAATGCGATGTGACAGGTAACGGTGATGTCGACTGAGTTGACGCCTTCGCGAGCAAGCTCGCTCCCACAGGTCTTGGGTGCGAGCAGTAATCCTCAGCGCTCGAATGTAAAAATCCCGCCATGAAGGCGGGATTTTTGTGTCACTGAACGTCGCTATTACGACGGGAACAGCTCGGACAGTTTCATCGACAGCATCATGTCGCCTTCAACGCGCAGCTTGCCGCCCATGAAAGCCTGCATGCCGTCGGTTTCACCGCTGACGATACCTTTCAGGGTTTCGCTGTCCAGCACCAGCGTGCAGTTGGCGTCCGGGTTTTCGCCTTCCTGGATGTCGCAAGTGCCGTCTTTGACGATCAGCGAGTACTGCTTGTCTTCGTCAGTGATGTTGAAACCGAAGACCAGATCCAGACCGGCAGCAGCGGCTGGGTTGAACTTGGCTTGCATTTCTTTTACGGCATCGGCTACGGAGGTCATGGTTCGATCCTTTCTTGGTAATAGGAGCTGGTTGATTACAGCAAGGTTCACAGCTAACCGGACTCAGCGGAAAGTGATGAGTTCCGGAGCCTTCAACAACTGCAGATGCACATGACTGTTGAAGGAGGCCAAAGCCACCTCGCGACCGCGGAACTTCAGCTGGTTGAGCGAGGTGTTGACGATTTGCCAGTTCAATTCAAAGGCCTGTTTCGCAGGCATTTGCGTAATGAGGTGGAGCAGGGCAGTGATGGTGCCGCCGGAGGTGAACACGGCGATTTTCTGATTTTTATCGGCCAGATCGAGTATGCGCTGCAGCCCGGCCTGAACCCGTTCGACGAAACCCAGCCAGCTTTCCAGCCCCGGTGTGTCATAAGTGCCGGCCAGCCAGCGCTCGATGATCAGGGCGAAAATGCGTTGGAATTCACCACGGTTCTGCGCGGCGTTGCGCAGGATGTCGAGAGCTTCCGGCTCGTCTGCCAGCATGTCCGGGAGCAGGGCGCGGATCACCGCGTCGGCATCGAACTCGTTGAAGGCGGAATCGGTTTCCAGCGTCGGTACTGGCAGCCCTTTGGCGGTGAATTGCGCCAGCGCGCTGGTGGCCGTGTGCTGCTGGCGACGCAGGTCACCGGCGAGGCAGCGA from Pseudomonas tensinigenes harbors:
- a CDS encoding extracellular solute-binding protein, encoding MFSRLILFSACALLTPFSWAAPQPALTVYGEPAKYAPDFQHLAYANPDAPKGGSLRRSSLESGPFDHLMPYTDKGTGVADIDGWLYAPLAYRSKDEPYSVYGLVAQQMELDPDRRWIRFYLNPKARFDDGTPITAEDVRYTFNLFITQGSLKYRQQFRDVAEVVVESPTQVRFLFKNNDSRTLPLDLATLPVLPEHWWRTRDFAEGGGFEIPPGSGPYRISAVDAGRSVKFQRVQDWWAKDLPITRGLYNFDQLSVEFFADTDVSRQVLKAGGFDYNREFSATSFTIGYAGAALEQGKLLREHLAPGAAQGAQGFVFNLQKPLFQDRRVRQAIAMLWDFEWSNRQMMRSMYLRQRSFFSHSALAATALPDAEELKILEPLRGKIPDEVFTTVFEAPKTDGSGNIRAEQLQALKLLEAAGWKPQGDQLVNANGEPLHFTFLNGQKGFERLLLPFKRNLAQIGIGFDIRQVDTAQYTNRVRNRDYDMIVAGYPVSQAPGREMFNYFGSDGAADPGSNNYMVLRDPAVDALLEGLVQADNRQSLLRHAHALDRVLQWGYYWVPNYYPPGISTVWWNRFGRPAIAPLYDAGLDTWWEISPTALTTTQMPKEYSHVGL
- a CDS encoding histidine phosphatase family protein, producing the protein MGSIYLIRHGQASFGADDYDVLSPTGVRQAEILGQHLAELGISFDRCLAGDLRRQQHTATSALAQFTAKGLPVPTLETDSAFNEFDADAVIRALLPDMLADEPEALDILRNAAQNRGEFQRIFALIIERWLAGTYDTPGLESWLGFVERVQAGLQRILDLADKNQKIAVFTSGGTITALLHLITQMPAKQAFELNWQIVNTSLNQLKFRGREVALASFNSHVHLQLLKAPELITFR
- a CDS encoding ABC transporter ATP-binding protein, giving the protein MPEHLIEIRDLRVAFNGQAVVHGIDLDIRPGECLALVGESGSGKSVTAHSILQLLDPAISRIDGSIRYAGEELLGVHERYLRQLRGNRIAMIFQEPMSSLNPLHTIERQLGESLALHKGLAGAAARQRILELLELVGIQHPRERLKAYPHQLSGGQRQRVMIAMALACEPQLLIADEPTTALDVTVQRKILLLLKELQERLGMALLIISHDLNLVRNIAQQVAVMRGGLIVEQASCEQLFSSPQHPYSIELLNAEPGGEALSREPAEDLLEVRDLNVRFRLGGGWLRAKSYLHAVNGIDLNLQRGKTLGIVGESGSGKSTLGQAILRLLDAQGSIRFQGEALEHLSGKQLRPLRKRLQVVFQDPFGSLSPRLCVEQIIAEGLQVHSDLTASERESAVIDVLREVGLDPATRHRYPHEFSGGQRQRIAIARALVLKPDLILLDEPTSALDRTVQKQIVALLRRLQAEHGLTYLFISHDLAVVRALAHDLIVMKDGEVVERGETNALFHAAQHSYTRELLAASFTDDPISNVGASLLANAM
- a CDS encoding TonB-dependent receptor; this translates as MIQFSPVKSPLSLALLLAINTLPAIAADGTATEPTTQLQRVEVTGTAIRRVDAETAVPVTILRVEELREQGVSTTEELVSRISANQSSVGSGRSVGSSSGGASYADLRGIGANKTLVLLNGRRLSNNATNAINGSGVDLNTIPFAAIDRVEVLRDGASALYGTDAIGGVINFITKTSLTEGQISTNYDTPTHSGGGESRNFSGSWGFGDLQDDRFNVFGVVSYDKQQRLAAEDRGYTYNYQPNRGLDYTSGTASPANWSQGSNATNPLAGSGCNAPGLLARNGICRQSLWNYLDLVPETEKTSAFAKATGKLSDDHNVSLEYFWAQNENRTQIGPGTLMGNQVNPGTAFYPGNGITPGPNGFALDPTQPVDVNWRETAVGARQHEDDNTSQRLLLSFDGTLVGWDYNLGASYNQNKVVNSIQDGYVNDRAVSAGIANGVINPFGPQTAAGSALLAANAVEGDYATAVGRVKAIDGRISREIGDWFGAGPSALALGGEYRKEDFHQDFAAFAGDVQSLGVDPNGSVAGDRSVSAEYAEVNVPVLDSLELSAAVRHDKYSDFGSTTNPKYSFRFQPFKELVVRGAYSEGFRAPSLYELYNPTFTSFTNANYNDPRLCAGGNPSNGGIANRDCAQQFNRTSGGNTDLSPETARNVTLGFVYQPFERLSAGMDFWWIDIANQIAEFPESAVFENPELYPDRLVRKPDGSIDHIVTGLANLGKIKTNGVDVSFDYRLPSTPYGNFGIGLQGTYVTRYDYQQQLKGDYIDKLGDFRGGDFASAGAVARWRHSLTGSWNYGPFGAALTNRYTSGYHDSDRDTHDYVGSYNVWDLAGTYTWRKTLSVTLGAKNLFDREPPFSNQTYTFQSGYDPKYGDPFGRTLYTRVSYKF
- a CDS encoding RES family NAD+ phosphorylase, translated to MNPLPWEGHWYGWRLDQEAYGETWDSGMGSKLKGGRWNAPGRRVVYASVDPSSAILEVAANNSFDALDREPYVLTCFEVIRDARVKVVQPEEVPNPYWLSPAWPSPNQQRFADALLDEHPFVLIPSAATRHSWNLLVSCDLAEGQFKMVSQERFGLDTRLLREVTLA
- a CDS encoding ABC transporter permease, which produces MLTLSPIGQRRWARFKAHRRGWWSLWLFILLFGVSLGGELVANDKPLLVAYQGDWYFPAFKRYTEQDFGGELPFQPDYRSAQVRQLIEGQGGRMWFAPIPFAFDTVNYDLTEPAPSPPSSENWLGTDDQARDVLARVIFGTRVSLLFALALTAASAVIGIAAGALQGYYGGWVDLIGQRLLEVWSGLPVLYLLIILSGFVEPNFWWLLGIMALFSWLSLVDVVRAEFLRSRGLEYVKAARALGVGDAQVIVRHILPNAMSATLTYLPFILTGAIATLSGLDFLGFGMPAGSASLGELIGQGKSNLQAPWLGLTAFFALALILSLLVFIGEACRDAFDPRT
- a CDS encoding SCP2 sterol-binding domain-containing protein, translated to MTSVADAVKEMQAKFNPAAAAGLDLVFGFNITDEDKQYSLIVKDGTCDIQEGENPDANCTLVLDSETLKGIVSGETDGMQAFMGGKLRVEGDMMLSMKLSELFPS
- a CDS encoding microcin C ABC transporter permease YejB — its product is MWGYSLRRLLLIVPTLLAILLVNFVIVQAAPGGPVEQAIARLQGIGVGAAVGSSHVETIGGESRATRGLDPKLVADIERQYGFDKPASERLWLMLKSYAQLDFGQSFFRGASVTELIWQKLPVTVSLGLWATLITYLVSIPLGIRKAVHNGSAFDVWSSVAIIIGYALPGFLFALLLIVVFAGGTALDWFPVRGLVSDNFAELSPWAKVADYFWHLVLPVIALVIGGFATLTILTKNSFLNEISRLYVVTARAKGLSQRQVLYGHVFRNAMLLVVAGLPQALVTVFFGGSLLIEVIFSLDGLGRLSYEAAVARDYPVVFGSLFIFTLFGLLIKLLGDLCYTLVDPRIDFTARAA